Part of the Benincasa hispida cultivar B227 chromosome 12, ASM972705v1, whole genome shotgun sequence genome is shown below.
gggttttccaaaattttacaACTTTTTTTGCTTCAGAGTAGCTTGCTCAAAAGAGGAGAAAAGGAACATTTTCGGTAGTGGGGAACTGAGATTTatgcaaattaattaaatgtattaaTATGAACCGTTGGATCATCTGCACACGATATTTTCAATTGGAGCCGTTGGATCTGTTCGCCGCGAAGAGAAAGACCACGTGGTCTTCGCCTTCGGTTTTGCTGAGCTGTTTTGTCTCTCCTCCGATGTGGAACCCATTTGCTTATCTGGGCCACCAACTGGGCCTGAAAGCCCATAACCTTCGCCCACTAAACTTTAGTTTagtttcaaacttttaaatttgcatttaatatatttaaattttagaatatttaaaattttattttaacacattttgtatttcaagaaaaaaaataactcaaATTTGACCCTTGTGAGCCTATTTTGATTTACTagagaaaaaattgttttttaaaatagtcatttttttataaaatttgtttaaaatacgatttgaaaaattattttgagtggttgttgAACATTTgtatttttccaaaatgaattattttcaaaattgaacatttgaaaagttaaatcaaACACATACTCAATTTAACTAGGTTAAGATACGTCCATTTATTTTGATAGTTTTTTGACATACTTTCAAATCTCaagttttagtttttgtactttCGTTTACAATAGTGtttgtacttttaataaatttagtctctattattaatttattgttgatttttcacccaaaaaaaaattataggtcAAAGGTAtatttggaatatattttcaaatgtttaatttgaaaaataagtcattttaaaataaattaaaatgtttagcAATCATTCAGaatagtttttcaaatgtattttaataagtttttattaaaaatatttaaataaacacgagtttttaggaagaaaaaaaaaccttttgttTTCAAATCAATCTAAACGAATcctcaatttaatatttatgaaaagtaTATGAATTGAAATTAGACATCTGAAAGTACACCAAACTTAAGCATCCTTTatagtaaaattaaaaaacaatgatctcaactcaatttttttcaaaCCGTGCTTTCAATTAGTTATAGTGAAGTTTCTTATTTCTTTATCAAAGAGTattttaacaaatatatatatatatatattataacatcaTTTTCTTAGCACagtaatttattaatttatttattaaattaaaatgttgatACAATAGAGATTTTGAATAGACGTTTTTTAGAAAACATTTGAATGGACTATGTGAGTTTGATGTGACTTGAGAATGACAGAGAAGTTTGAAAAGTTTTCCTTCAACAGttttttaaatccaaaattGCAAATGGGCTATTAATCAGACAAATATCCCttttaagtaaaataaaaaaatttaaaaaaatcatacaaatatTGAATTACGACTgctatataatataatacaacTAATTGAAATTGAAACTGAAACAACCCTAacccaaaaatataaaaataaaaaatctttaCCAATCAGCTGTACTTCCAAAATTGACATTGGGTAACAAGTGAAAAATAAGCTTGTGGGTATAAATATTCTCTATTTTCTCTAACTTTACATTCATTTCTAGTAACAACTTTGCAAAACgtaaaagagaataaataagcACTTATGGAAatctaagtaaaaaaaaaaaaaaaatcataacaaaaaaaacaagGGAAACTCTTTATTTGATAGACACACTACATGAACACTCCATTAAAggatatataattaaaccaaTGGCCTcttcacttcatcttcttcttttccctcaTCTAACTGGTTATCATCTACTCTATGTGAAGATTTTGCTGGTCTTGAAGGCAATTTGTTGTCAGGCAACATCTTCAGTACAATTCCCATGGCTATAAGAAGCAGCCCACTTCCATGTTGTTCTGTCATTGGCTTGGTAAATATGAGGTATGAAAGTAGAAGAGTGACTGCTTTTCTTGCAGTTGTTATCTGCACACATCGGTAAAGGTCGAAACCCAGTTGGTAAACTGTAAAACCCGAAAAGATTCGCttgaactatatgatagaacttGAAGAACATACCATTGCGGTTGTGGCAGCGCCAAAAATGGCGATGAGGGATAGAACAGACACTTGACCAACAAATGTTGCCATGGCTTCAAACACCAAGACTCCGTAGACATACGGGTGCTGTTATACATTTAGTACAAAGTCAAGATATGAGCTGTATATTCATAAAATAGCTAAGTCGAGATTAATGTTTAACTATCCTCTCTTTGTTGACCTAGCAAAGATTGTTGTCTTCAAGGATAGGGATGttattgtaaattaataaagtaTAATGTCCAATTTTATATTAGAATAAAGGGCATATGTTGACTAAGTTGCAGACAGGACATTTTCTTGCACATATTGAACTAATCAAATGGATGTGTTGACTATATAAACGGTTGACTTataggaaaaagaagaaacatggAGGCAAACATTAACCACTACATGACTTGCCATCAAGTTGTAGACAAGGATTTCTTTATATGACAAGAAAAATACGTATAGTCTAGCAATAAAAAAGAGCAAATTAGCAGAGAGTTGGATTAAGATATTTACTTCAGCACAGGAAGTCCAGGCTCGAAACAGCTCTCCCGTTAACACCATCGGTACTACTAAGAAAGGGAGGCCAACTACAGTCGAGCAAAATAACATTTCAGTCTGCCAAAGAGTATCAAAAGGTTATTATCAAGAATCGAAATAAAAGAAATTGCCATTGTTTCATAATATAAACATTCAGCACACTTCTTGAACAAATTGAAGACTGAGAAATGATAATCTGAACTAAAATTTTCATCTGTTGCTTAGAACGGGTAAAACTGAAGGGGATCAAAGCTTACCTGTGTAGTATCAGGATTCATAGTAAAAATGGCTTCCTGCAAATTCCCGAGAAAGGCGTCCATGACAAGAGCACCGCTTATCATAACAACACCTAATATACTAAAATTTGGAGAAGTCTGTGCATCTGCTAAGGTGAAGAGGATCAATCCAATCACTAAAAGAAGAGCAGAGATATACTCATGAATAGGGTATTTCCTTCTCAAGCCAGGAATGAAGGCTCCCATTATCATAACAGGAAGCACCTGAAGTTTTACATAGCAAAAGGGTCAATCTAAAATCACAGAATTAAGATAACCGGAACTCAATTCAAAGACAGATCAAAAGGTAAAATCTATACATATCATCGAAAATCTCAACAGTTTTTTCCTGATTGAAAACATGCCTTGGTAGATTTGAACATAATTTGTGCTGGATAATTCAGAAAAGCCAAGGAGCCCTTGGTTAATCCATGAGATCCCATGAGAACAGCTGACAGTTTCACATATGTCTTCCATGGGTTAACCATTTGCTTGGTGGTGAAACCTTGGAGATAAATAAGTGCCAGATAAACAAATCCTTGGACAAATGTGAAGTACCATCCATAACTGCAGAACTAAAATTTGTTAAGAAAAGGGATTCAGCATAAAAACATAGTTCCATAGAGATGGAATAGTTCGAACAAAAAACTCTGATATAAACTAAAAAAGATTAATCAAATACCTGAACTTGAGACGATTATACACATATTCCTGCGAACCAATAACATGTTCTGTCAATATCAAACAGAATTTGGTAATAGAAAGTTGACCAAACCATTAACACTAAACTAACCGATGCTAGCACAGAAAATCAGGGTAAAAGCCATTACTAAGAGGGAAGAGAACAAGAAATGTAAAAGTTCTCAGTTATTTTACCATAAAGCAGAACGTTCACTGCTTTATACAGAGATTTAGCTTTATTCTCTTGCGTTTTCTGAGCCACCAAATAGTTACTCAAACAGATGCAGGACTAATCATCACATAAATTAAACTAAGAGTCGAGCCATTAACATAAATGAGAATCGTTCCAAGGAACACTCatcatcaaaaaaaaaaatcaaaacaaagaaACCCAAAAGAAGATTGAAAGAAACAAACCTCACAAACACCATTAACAAGGTAGCCAAAGAAAAACCCAGAACTGCAAATGAGAAACTGCTGCCATTTAGGTCGATCAGTGAGCGAAATCCCAAACAGGGACCTGGTTTGATCCTCGTTTTTCATCTTCCACAATCGTCAACGTCTGAAAACAAAGAAAACCCAAACAGCAATCCCAAGAAACGAAAACCCAAGACAACTTTAATTCACTGgtaatatttctttaattggGAGAAAAAGGGATATCAATTACATTGGGAAGAAAGGAATCGGAACAgagatggaatcaaagggactttttaatcctttttttttttcttctctgtgcAAGTCTGTAGAGAGAGTTTTGAAAGAGAAAACGTTGGtacgaagagaagaagaaagagagaagcTTAAACCACAAGAAGAAACGATTGCGATACACTTGTGGGTGGGCCTCGCTTTCTGTTCTAAAGCTGCCTGCAAATGGAaggaatgaagaagaaagaaagaggaCGAGGTTTGTGAAATTACGGATATGGGTTTCTATTACAAGCCGTGTCTTTCGGTTTGGCTTCGTATACCCACCGAGTTTCTCTTAGGAAATTACAGAAATGGGctcgatttttttaaaaaaaatatttgttttcattattattatttttcttttttcaagtcAAGTAGGCTGCTTTGATAGTTCGGCAGCCGCCTGTGAAATTGCATGACCGAGTCACCGTCGCTTTGGAAATTACGATTTAATTTATTGGAAAAATATCCATATATATCTCTTCATTTTTTACCCTAAtaatttttaagttaaaaaatatatttagttctccaattttaataaaagtaactatttaataatcatttgttttttttatttttatttttaaaaattaaacatattttatcactttttttttataatgatttctatctttcttaagtacaatcgTTGAATTCTTAAACAAATTCTAGAAACAAAacttttttaaagttattttttttaattatcaaaatttggtttgattttttaaaccattgatgaaaatagataacaaatgaataaatttgagatggaagtaatgttcatacacttaattttcaaaacaaaaacaaaaaataagatATTTACCAAACGATaccttagtttttaaattttagttggtaataatttagtccattTTTAAGGTCTCCTTTTTGGTaacctttatattttttttgttttttatttttgaaaattaagtttatttcgtctttatttcttataatgatttgcattttttttagtatattggttgaatttttagccaaattttaaaaataaaaataaaattttaaaagctatttttttaggtTTTCAAAAGTTTGCTTGATTAtgtaaactattggtaaaaagtagatgatAAATGAAGGAATTTAGAAGTAGAAATACTGTTTATAggcttcattttcaaaaacaaaatacaaatacaaatgattactaaacgagACCTAAAtgtataacaatttagtttctaaattttaataaataaatttcaccctttactttgaaatttataacaatttagtttgtATAATGAAAACTTTCAATCAATTTTAAGTTTCAATTATTATGTCGTTACCAATTAgtctttatagtttataaatacgtCTGTTTTATGatttgtttatcaatttacataTGTCATAAACTTAATCAAATCATCATGACAATTTTCATGATTGGGACAAAATTGTAAATAATTACAACtaaagtttatggactaaattgttatgtTCATGAAATCATGAAATTTCAAgaaccaaaaataatttttaatctttggttgtgtatcaatttatacctctTATTATGTTTCATTTGAATAAATATAACATgagacttataattttattagttaatttcATAAACTTATACAAacaaatcaatttagactcttaattaaaattacttttgaaaaGTGTCCACGCACTAATTTTACTGGCCTATTTTGCTAATTCGAGATTTGAAGAAACTTGCACACTTCATAAGAATTATTGTTGTATTTATACTTTCCAAAAATAAtctaaacaaattgttcattagacgtTTAATCGAAACAATTATAAGTCTCACAATTCTTTTTTGACGAAATTATCTGAAAAATGTGTAAATTGATATATAGTGTAAAGTTTAAATTGTTACGATCATTAGTTCAATGTTGTGTTTAATACAATCGAAAAGTTTAGAGtatagatttatattttttttttctaatttataaaATCATCCATAATATTTTACATAATtcttaatttgataattatacgaaaatatttctaaatttaatttatactcTCGGACGttctttcaatttttacaaTCATACTTATTGTAAAAATGTAAGGGCACACTTA
Proteins encoded:
- the LOC120068565 gene encoding UDP-galactose/UDP-glucose transporter 2-like isoform X1, coding for MKNEDQTRSLFGISLTDRPKWQQFLICSSGFFFGYLVNGVCEKTQENKAKSLYKAVNVLLYEHVIGSQEYVYNRLKFSYGWYFTFVQGFVYLALIYLQGFTTKQMVNPWKTYVKLSAVLMGSHGLTKGSLAFLNYPAQIMFKSTKVLPVMIMGAFIPGLRRKYPIHEYISALLLVIGLILFTLADAQTSPNFSILGVVMISGALVMDAFLGNLQEAIFTMNPDTTQTEMLFCSTVVGLPFLVVPMVLTGELFRAWTSCAEHPYVYGVLVFEAMATFVGQVSVLSLIAIFGAATTAMITTARKAVTLLLSYLIFTKPMTEQHGSGLLLIAMGIVLKMLPDNKLPSRPAKSSHRVDDNQLDEGKEEDEVKRPLV
- the LOC120068565 gene encoding UDP-galactose/UDP-glucose transporter 2-like isoform X3, whose product is MEYVYNRLKFSYGWYFTFVQGFVYLALIYLQGFTTKQMVNPWKTYVKLSAVLMGSHGLTKGSLAFLNYPAQIMFKSTKVLPVMIMGAFIPGLRRKYPIHEYISALLLVIGLILFTLADAQTSPNFSILGVVMISGALVMDAFLGNLQEAIFTMNPDTTQTEMLFCSTVVGLPFLVVPMVLTGELFRAWTSCAEHPYVYGVLVFEAMATFVGQVSVLSLIAIFGAATTAMITTARKAVTLLLSYLIFTKPMTEQHGSGLLLIAMGIVLKMLPDNKLPSRPAKSSHRVDDNQLDEGKEEDEVKRPLV
- the LOC120068565 gene encoding UDP-galactose/UDP-glucose transporter 2-like isoform X2, with amino-acid sequence MKNEDQTRSLFGISLTDRPKWQQFLICSSGFFFGYLVNGVCEEYVYNRLKFSYGWYFTFVQGFVYLALIYLQGFTTKQMVNPWKTYVKLSAVLMGSHGLTKGSLAFLNYPAQIMFKSTKVLPVMIMGAFIPGLRRKYPIHEYISALLLVIGLILFTLADAQTSPNFSILGVVMISGALVMDAFLGNLQEAIFTMNPDTTQTEMLFCSTVVGLPFLVVPMVLTGELFRAWTSCAEHPYVYGVLVFEAMATFVGQVSVLSLIAIFGAATTAMITTARKAVTLLLSYLIFTKPMTEQHGSGLLLIAMGIVLKMLPDNKLPSRPAKSSHRVDDNQLDEGKEEDEVKRPLV